TTTCATTTTTAAATTTATATTTTGTATTATAGCTCATCTTTTTGATCACGAATCAGATTAATGACATTTCCGGTTTAGTTTTTTCTTTTAAAACTATATAGCAAGCGAACCTAACTTGCCTCTTGTGGCAATAATCATATTTTTTTTATCATTTATTTTTATTAAATGACAAAACCGCCACTTTCAGTAAAGGTTAAATTATGTTGATTTTTAGAACTGCTTCTCTAGTGAAGTATATTCAATTTTTTCGAAATAAGGAAATAAAGGCAACTTAGAAACTAACTCTTTTGCTTTTTCAATATCAACATGTTTTAAGATCAGAATTACCCCATCTTTGTCTTCCTTCATAAATAGATGTTCAATTACGTCCTCCTTCTTCCACTGTTCTACAGCAGCAAATTCCTTTGGTAATAACTCTTGTAGATTTTCGATTTTATTTGCAAAAACTACGATATTAACTAGTACCGTTTTCATAATTTAAGAATTTACCGGTTCTCTATCAACAAATTTTGTTTGGTTCGCAAAAAGAGCTACTCTTCTTCCAAGAACTTCCGCAGTACGTTTATCATCTTCATTTGGAGTAACTGAAGCATCTGCATTTAATGCCTGAGCCATAGCAACCATCCAGCTTCCAACGTGATTAAGACCGTTTTCTTGCTGAGGAAGTTCTCCCAAGCTTATCCAGATCATACCGTGCTGCATTGCAAAATGATTGAAGTATTGTAAGGTATGTAATTTATCTCCACTTAATGCCCCTGATACAGTAAAACCTGCAGCAAGTTTATTTCTCCAAGTTTGTCCGCCCCAAGCTTTTACTGTAGCATCAGCAAATGCTTTGAATTGTGATGATACTCCACCCATATATGTTGGACTTCCAAAAATGATGGCATCACTTTCATCTAAAATTTTTAAAACTTCTTCGTTATGATACTTCCCTTCAATAATGTCTTTACCGTCAATTGAGATTAAGTTTGTAACTGTTCCTTCAACCGAATTTGTTCCTTTTTCTACTGATTCTGCAAGTTTTGCTGTATGACCAAAACCTGAAAAGTAAATAATTGATACTGTTGCCATTTTTTACTTATTTATATTTAAATATTTAATGATTAATTGATAAAACTATTTTTCCGAACTGGGAGCTTGAACTAAGTTTATCAAGAGCTGATTGTGCATCTTTCAAAGGCAGAACTTCATCTATAACCGGAATTAATTTGTGTTTATTGACCAAATCAAGCATTCCTATAAAATCAATGTCGCTACCCATACTAGTTCCTAATATGTTAAGTTGTTTTAAATAAATTTTTTGAGGTAAAATTTGAGGAATTGGACCAGCAGTAGCTCCAAACAAAACAATGTTCGCTCCTGGATTAGCAATGTCAAAAAGTTTTTCAAAATCTTTTCCTGCTGCGGTATCAATAATGACATCAAATCCACCTGCTAATTCTAATAATTGCTTATCCCAATCATCTTCCTTGTACATTACTCCTCCTGAAGCGCCTAAATCAATTGCTTTAGTGATTTTATCCTTATCTCCTGAAGTGAAATATACTTCCGTTCCAATAGCTAATGCAAATTGTAACATGAATTGAGCAACAGCACCACCTATACCTGTGATTAACACTTTTTGACCTTCACAAGCTTTACCTCTACTAATCAAAGCTCTATAACCTGTCAGACCACTCAAAGGAATTGCTGCGGCTTGCTCAAAATTTAAATATAACGGTTTACTATAAATTGCAGAAGCTGGAACAACTACATATTCCGCATATGTTCCATTATCTGGTAACCCTAGAATTCTGTATTCGGTGCTAGGGAAATTTTGATTATCGCCCCAATTGATGGCAGGATTAATAATAACTTCATCACCTATATGTACACCATCTACATTTTCTCCAATGATTTCAATAATTCCTGAACCGTCAGAACCTAAAACAATAGGATATTTAAGATTAACATAGCTACCTTTTGAAATAAGCAAATCTCTTCTATTTACTCCAGCTGCTTTTAACTTTACAACAACTTCACCTTCTCTTGGTTGAGGAATTGGTATTTCTACCAAATCGAGTTGATCACCAGGCCCTGTTGAATAAACTGCTTTCATATGACTTTTTTATTAAGTTATTTGAACAATTTTTCTCCTTGAATAGCTTTTAAAGACAAATATTATCTACTATTTTATCGAGAAAAATTTACAGTACAAAATTAACCCGAAGAACAAACGGACAGTTAATAATACTCAAATGAATACTTAAGAAATTCAAAGAATATAAAAAAAGAGAAAAAGTAAGTTATGCTCGGTAAGAGCTTGGAGTAAGACCTGTGAAACGTTTGAAAAAATTATTGAAATAGGTAATATACTCAAATCCTAATGCGTAAGCTATTTCAGTAATACTCCAATTGCTATGTTTTAATAAAGCTTTCGCTTCTGTAATAATTCTTTCAGAAATATGAGCTGTGGTGGTTTTTCCTGTAACCGCTTTTACTGCGTGGTTGAGGTGATTGACATGTACACCTATTGTACTCGCGTAGTCAGTTGCAGTTTTAAGCTTCAATGACATTACTAGATCATCGATTGGGAATTGTTTTTCAAGAAGATCCAGAAACAGTGATGTTACCCTTGCAGAAGCATTTTTATGTTTTACAAAATTATCAGATGGTTGCAATTTTAATGCTTCATGAATCAATAAATTGATATATGTTCTTATCAAATCATTTTTAAATACATAGTCGGTATTATACTCATCAATCATCTTTTTGAAAACATTTGCAGCAAATGATACCTGATTGTCAGATAAATGAAACAGTGGCGTCCCTCCAAATTTGAACAATGGGGAATGTTGAAGGCTTTCAGAATTGTTGTTTGTTTTTAAAAATTCCTCAGTAAATAAGCATGCATATCCTGAGTATTCCTCTGAAACAATATTACAAGAATAAGGTATGTGCGACGTTGCAAAAAATAACGTGCTCCCGGTTGTTCCAGTTTTAATACCCCTATCTGCAAAATCTAGAGCGATTTCACCAGTAATGAGACTAATTTTATAGAAATCTTTTCTACTATACGCTTTAGTAGTATTAAGATTACTATCAATTTGATAGGCCGTAAAGTCTTTATTTCTCAAAGAGTCACTTTTAAGTTTAGTTTGTGATATTGTTTCTTTACTTTCCATATTACAAATTTATAAAATTCAAATAATACTACAATGTCAATTTGAATATACATTAGAGCTGTTAATTTATAATATTATGTTTTAAATGCAAGATTTCGGTAGTTTCAATATTGACTTAAAAAGAACC
The sequence above is a segment of the Chryseobacterium sp. MYb264 genome. Coding sequences within it:
- a CDS encoding flavodoxin family protein gives rise to the protein MATVSIIYFSGFGHTAKLAESVEKGTNSVEGTVTNLISIDGKDIIEGKYHNEEVLKILDESDAIIFGSPTYMGGVSSQFKAFADATVKAWGGQTWRNKLAAGFTVSGALSGDKLHTLQYFNHFAMQHGMIWISLGELPQQENGLNHVGSWMVAMAQALNADASVTPNEDDKRTAEVLGRRVALFANQTKFVDREPVNS
- a CDS encoding alcohol dehydrogenase catalytic domain-containing protein: MKAVYSTGPGDQLDLVEIPIPQPREGEVVVKLKAAGVNRRDLLISKGSYVNLKYPIVLGSDGSGIIEIIGENVDGVHIGDEVIINPAINWGDNQNFPSTEYRILGLPDNGTYAEYVVVPASAIYSKPLYLNFEQAAAIPLSGLTGYRALISRGKACEGQKVLITGIGGAVAQFMLQFALAIGTEVYFTSGDKDKITKAIDLGASGGVMYKEDDWDKQLLELAGGFDVIIDTAAGKDFEKLFDIANPGANIVLFGATAGPIPQILPQKIYLKQLNILGTSMGSDIDFIGMLDLVNKHKLIPVIDEVLPLKDAQSALDKLSSSSQFGKIVLSINH
- a CDS encoding helix-turn-helix domain-containing protein, with protein sequence MESKETISQTKLKSDSLRNKDFTAYQIDSNLNTTKAYSRKDFYKISLITGEIALDFADRGIKTGTTGSTLFFATSHIPYSCNIVSEEYSGYACLFTEEFLKTNNNSESLQHSPLFKFGGTPLFHLSDNQVSFAANVFKKMIDEYNTDYVFKNDLIRTYINLLIHEALKLQPSDNFVKHKNASARVTSLFLDLLEKQFPIDDLVMSLKLKTATDYASTIGVHVNHLNHAVKAVTGKTTTAHISERIITEAKALLKHSNWSITEIAYALGFEYITYFNNFFKRFTGLTPSSYRA